Proteins encoded in a region of the Oscillospiraceae bacterium MB24-C1 genome:
- a CDS encoding M42 family peptidase — translation MEKLILSLCELDGVAGHEQDVSHFIAQRIAHLAETVETDAMGNLIALVKGRQRRKRPVVVCAHTDEVGYLVKKITDTGLLKLVSVGAVDPRIAVGMRMRVGKNRIKGVVALKAYHLTTPAERRRAPLEHELSLDIGACSREQAETKVSVGDPVVFDYTPQLFGDRCIKAKALDDRAGCAILMKLMENKLEYDTWFAFTSGEEIWLRGALPLTRRLNPGACLVIEGTSAVDFTGIPKHMQGVRLRGGAAVSVLDRATIYNRAFREEILQKATQLGINWQYRTMDIGGTDAGVLHCEASGALALGVSFPTRNMHTAGLISYLPDILDVYRLSELFIQETGVCDV, via the coding sequence ATGGAAAAATTAATTTTATCGCTTTGTGAATTAGACGGTGTTGCGGGGCACGAGCAGGATGTTAGCCACTTTATCGCCCAGCGTATAGCTCACCTTGCCGAAACGGTGGAAACAGACGCCATGGGCAATTTGATTGCACTGGTCAAAGGCAGACAACGCCGAAAACGTCCTGTCGTAGTATGTGCTCATACCGACGAAGTGGGCTATTTGGTGAAGAAAATCACCGACACCGGTCTGCTAAAACTGGTGAGCGTTGGTGCTGTTGATCCCCGTATCGCTGTCGGTATGCGCATGCGTGTTGGCAAAAACAGAATTAAAGGGGTTGTCGCCCTTAAGGCTTACCATCTTACCACACCGGCAGAACGCAGAAGAGCGCCCCTTGAGCATGAGTTGAGCCTCGATATAGGCGCTTGCAGCAGAGAACAAGCCGAAACAAAAGTCTCCGTAGGAGATCCAGTGGTGTTCGATTACACGCCACAACTCTTTGGCGATCGTTGTATCAAGGCTAAGGCGCTAGATGACCGGGCGGGTTGTGCCATTTTGATGAAGCTAATGGAAAACAAGCTGGAATATGACACGTGGTTTGCCTTCACCTCAGGTGAGGAAATCTGGCTGCGCGGAGCACTGCCGTTAACCCGTCGGCTGAACCCGGGTGCATGTTTAGTCATTGAGGGCACCTCGGCCGTAGATTTTACAGGCATTCCAAAACATATGCAGGGTGTCAGGCTGCGTGGCGGTGCGGCGGTCTCGGTATTGGATCGTGCAACCATTTATAACCGCGCTTTCCGTGAAGAAATATTACAAAAAGCAACACAGTTAGGTATCAACTGGCAATACCGTACTATGGATATTGGTGGTACAGACGCAGGCGTGCTTCACTGTGAGGCTTCCGGCGCGTTAGCCCTGGGTGTTTCTTTTCCGACGCGTAACATGCATACCGCTGGTCTGATAAGCTATCTGCCGGATATACTTGACGTTTACAGGCTATCAGAACTGTTTATACAAGAAACGGGTGTGTGTGATGTATAA